The window CCGTCGCACGCGCCTGCTCGTCGATCCGAACGGCCACGTCCGCGAGGTGAAGCTCCGTCCGGAGCCGCTCTGCGAGCCGGTCTTCCAACTCGACGAGCGGGAGGTCGGCGGGGAACGTCCACTCGCCCTCGACTATCTCGCGACGAGTCTCGGCCGGGAGCGACGGGTATCCTTCCATGTCGTTCACCTCCCCTGCGATCTCGACCGTGACCCGGCCGCGCCCGCCGACCAGCTCGATCACGTCCGAGGAGAGCGTCCTGTCTCGGAGCTGCTTGAGAGAGATCCGCTTCGGGACGCTGGCCCCGAGCTTGTCGCCCTGTGCGTGGGCGTACAGGGAGATCATCAACACGACGACGATCGCCGTGAGCAGCGCCGGCGCGTGCTCCGACGAGCGGATCGTCTCGTCGTTGAGCGCGAGCAGTCCCCCGTTGATTCCGGCGATGGCCAGCGAGAGGACGACGACCCCGAGCCCGGGAATCGTCACGTCGGTGACGTACTTGAAGATGAACCCGAGCGCGCCGGCCACCAGCGCGGGGACGATCCCCGTGATGACCCCGAGGTAGATGCCGAAGAGGATCTCGACGGGAAGTGCCATACCGACCCAACCGACGCGGCCGTTAAACGTGTGTCGCCGCGAGCGGGTCGAGCGTGGACCCGGCTCGGACGTTCCCGACGACGTCCCGACGAGCACGGCTCGCGAAGCTTAAGTCCGGCCTCGGCGATGGGCGGACATGGAGCTGACCCGGGACTGGGTGACCGTGCGCGCGTCGATCGCGCTGACGTTCGCGGTCGCGCTGCTTTCCATCCTCGCCGGGCTCGCTCAGATCGGCGGCCTCGGCGTCGACGGGCCGCTCGCCATGTCCGTGCCTGCTGTGATCCGCCAGACCGTCGGATTCACCGGAACCATCACCGGCTTCGCGATGCTCGGCAGCGGGTTCGCGCTCCGAAGCGGCTACCGCGTCGGCTGGTACTCGACCGCGGTGCTGCTCCCCTTGACGGCGGTTCAGGGACTGATGCAGGCGTCGGTGCTCTCGTTCCCGCTCGTCGCCCTGTCGGTGCTCTCGGTGCCGGCGCTCGTGTTAAACCGCGGGCGGTTCGATCGATCGTACTCCCCGTCGCCGACGCAACTCGCCGCGGGCGCGGCGCTCGCGAGCGCCGTCGCGTACGGAACGGTCGGATCGTACGCGCTGCGCGACCAGTTCGAGGGGATAGAGACGATCGTCGACGCGTTCTACTTCACCGTCGTCACTGCTTCGACGGTCGGCTACGGCGACGTGCACCCCGCCGGCGCGGGCCCCGAATCCGACATCGCACAGCTGTTCGTGCTCTCCTCGCTCGTGATGAACGTCGCCGCGTTCGCGGTGGCG is drawn from Halorubrum sp. BV1 and contains these coding sequences:
- a CDS encoding NAD-binding protein, which codes for MELTRDWVTVRASIALTFAVALLSILAGLAQIGGLGVDGPLAMSVPAVIRQTVGFTGTITGFAMLGSGFALRSGYRVGWYSTAVLLPLTAVQGLMQASVLSFPLVALSVLSVPALVLNRGRFDRSYSPSPTQLAAGAALASAVAYGTVGSYALRDQFEGIETIVDAFYFTVVTASTVGYGDVHPAGAGPESDIAQLFVLSSLVMNVAAFAVALGVLLTPAIEAQLSKALGKMTDKQIDLLDDHVLVLGYGDLTEPILEELTERGGVEYAVVTTDETAARRLSDRDIPVLTADPSDVEPLERINISGARAVVVATEDDARDALAILTARQLNPEVRIVAAATQRENVNKLRRAGADQVISPALLGGHILIDCAFGADSDDATTSLLGDLTPEDTGD